A single region of the Polymorphum gilvum SL003B-26A1 genome encodes:
- a CDS encoding MFS transporter → MAIAAGQTRVVLALGTAQTLAWGSTFYLPAILAVPMARDLGVSSGFVFAAFSAALVVSAFVGPGAGRRIDRLGGRDVLALANLVFAAGLALLGTAQGPILLVGAWLVIGFGMAIGLYEAAFATLAGIYGTKARGAITGITLLAGFASTVCWPISAVLEAEFGWRTACFAWAAAHLLVGLPLNRLLVPAGRHALPDKAAETGAPAPDALAGPPARAFTGAFTGAFTEAFAGLRDRAMILLAVVFTATWFISTAMAAHLPRLLQDAGATPAAAIAAAALVGPAQVAGRLVEFGLLRRVHPLVSARLAALAHPLGAAALLVFGAPAAAVFALVHGAGNGILTIAKGTLPLSLFGAAGYGARQGVLMVPTRLGQAAAPFAFALLMERFGATSLLVSAVIGLCGVAALLALGTTQAGRSD, encoded by the coding sequence ATGGCGATAGCTGCGGGCCAGACCCGGGTCGTGCTCGCCCTCGGCACGGCGCAGACACTCGCCTGGGGCTCCACCTTCTACCTGCCGGCCATCCTTGCCGTGCCGATGGCGCGCGACCTCGGCGTGTCGAGCGGCTTCGTCTTCGCCGCCTTCTCGGCGGCGCTGGTCGTCTCCGCCTTCGTCGGACCCGGCGCCGGCCGGCGCATCGACCGGCTCGGCGGGCGCGACGTGCTGGCGCTGGCCAACCTGGTGTTCGCCGCCGGCCTCGCCCTGCTCGGCACCGCGCAAGGGCCCATTCTGCTCGTCGGCGCCTGGTTGGTGATCGGCTTCGGCATGGCCATCGGCCTCTACGAGGCCGCCTTCGCGACGCTGGCCGGCATCTACGGCACGAAGGCGCGCGGCGCGATCACCGGCATCACCCTGCTCGCCGGCTTCGCCAGCACCGTCTGCTGGCCGATCTCGGCGGTGCTGGAGGCCGAGTTCGGCTGGCGCACCGCCTGCTTCGCCTGGGCGGCGGCGCATCTGCTCGTCGGCCTGCCGCTCAACCGCCTGCTGGTGCCGGCCGGCCGCCATGCGCTCCCGGACAAGGCAGCGGAGACGGGTGCGCCGGCACCCGATGCGCTTGCTGGTCCGCCGGCCAGGGCGTTTACAGGGGCGTTTACCGGGGCGTTTACCGAGGCGTTTGCCGGCTTGCGCGACCGGGCGATGATCCTGCTCGCCGTGGTGTTCACCGCCACCTGGTTCATCAGCACGGCCATGGCCGCCCATCTGCCGCGCCTGCTGCAGGATGCCGGCGCCACGCCGGCTGCGGCAATCGCCGCAGCCGCACTGGTCGGCCCCGCGCAGGTCGCCGGACGGCTGGTCGAGTTCGGCCTGCTGCGGCGCGTCCACCCGCTCGTCTCGGCGCGGCTCGCCGCCCTCGCCCACCCGCTCGGCGCCGCTGCGCTGCTGGTGTTCGGGGCGCCGGCCGCCGCCGTCTTCGCGCTCGTGCACGGCGCCGGCAACGGCATCCTGACCATCGCCAAGGGCACCCTGCCGCTGTCGCTGTTCGGCGCCGCCGGCTATGGTGCGCGCCAGGGCGTGCTGATGGTGCCGACGCGGCTCGGCCAGGCCGCCGCGCCCTTCGCCTTCGCGCTGCTGATGGAACGCTTCGGCGCCACCTCGCTGCTGGTCTCCGCCGTCATCGGCCTGTGCGGCGTCGCCGCGCTGCTGGCGCTCGGCACCACGCAGGCCGGCCGGAGCGACTGA
- a CDS encoding LysR family transcriptional regulator, with protein MKMPNRFEDSDIDLHEDIADAGRCGTGYPNLRHVRLLEAAVRERSLTRAAETVHISQPAASQALARLNAQFGGPLLERQGNGVVPTPRGEVVVARAARALGYIREAAQRIARRCRSEGSSTPDLLETHATISHLRAASLVAHTGSFSAAARALGQSEPSVHRAAREIEGILGVTLFDEAYRRLQTTPAGRTLATAASLVLKELDNAFEEVREFEGDYAGRIVIGTLPLVRSRIVPQAVVEIARRHPRARIRILDGSYEALAQGVVVGSIDMIVGALRQELEHEDLTQKRLFDDSLSIVARAGHPLAGTTTLTDADLVRYPWVLPRRATPSRAVFEALASRFPREAPQAGFVETGSLVALRGILTQSDFLTIVSPRQIWYELRAGQLCVLPIDLGDTRRPIGLTLRADWRPTALQADFLAALDHAVGDLSPGAGGN; from the coding sequence ATGAAGATGCCGAACCGGTTCGAGGACAGCGACATCGACCTGCACGAGGACATCGCCGACGCCGGGCGCTGCGGCACGGGCTATCCCAACTTGCGCCATGTCCGGCTGCTGGAAGCGGCAGTGCGCGAGCGCTCGCTCACCCGCGCCGCCGAGACGGTGCACATTTCCCAGCCGGCCGCCTCGCAGGCGCTGGCCCGGCTGAACGCCCAGTTCGGCGGACCGCTGCTCGAACGCCAGGGCAACGGCGTGGTGCCGACCCCGCGCGGCGAGGTGGTGGTCGCGCGCGCGGCCCGCGCGCTCGGCTACATCCGCGAGGCGGCGCAGAGGATCGCCCGCCGCTGCCGCTCCGAGGGCAGCAGCACGCCCGATTTGCTCGAGACCCACGCCACCATCTCGCATCTGCGCGCGGCGAGCCTGGTCGCGCACACCGGCAGCTTCTCGGCCGCCGCCCGCGCCCTCGGCCAGTCGGAGCCGTCGGTGCATCGCGCCGCGCGCGAGATCGAGGGCATTCTCGGCGTGACGCTGTTCGACGAGGCCTACCGGCGGCTGCAGACGACACCGGCCGGGCGCACGCTTGCCACGGCCGCCAGCCTGGTGCTCAAGGAACTGGACAACGCCTTCGAGGAGGTGCGGGAATTCGAGGGCGACTACGCCGGGCGCATCGTCATCGGCACGCTGCCGCTGGTGCGCTCGCGCATCGTGCCGCAAGCAGTCGTCGAGATCGCCCGCCGCCATCCGCGGGCACGCATCCGCATCCTCGACGGCTCCTACGAGGCGCTCGCCCAAGGCGTCGTGGTCGGCTCGATCGACATGATCGTCGGGGCGCTGCGCCAGGAACTGGAGCACGAGGACCTGACGCAGAAACGGCTGTTCGACGACAGCCTGTCGATCGTCGCTCGCGCCGGCCATCCGCTCGCCGGCACGACGACGCTGACCGACGCGGATCTCGTGCGCTATCCCTGGGTGCTGCCGCGTCGGGCGACGCCGAGCCGGGCGGTGTTCGAGGCGTTGGCTTCCCGCTTTCCGCGCGAGGCGCCGCAGGCGGGTTTCGTCGAGACCGGCTCGCTGGTGGCGCTGCGCGGGATCCTGACCCAGTCAGATTTCCTGACCATCGTGTCGCCGCGCCAGATCTGGTACGAGCTGCGCGCCGGCCAGCTGTGCGTGCTGCCGATCGACCTCGGCGACACGCGCCGGCCGATCGGGCTGACCCTGCGCGCCGACTGGCGCCCGACGGCGCTGCAGGCGGATTTCCTCGCCGCGCTCGACCACGCGGTCGGCGACCTGTCGCCGGGTGCTGGCGGAAACTGA
- a CDS encoding amidohydrolase family protein, whose amino-acid sequence MTTDPQTWHPDPSKPAYVPPAGAVDAHCHVFGPADRFPYAPERKYTPVDAPKEMLFALRDHLGFSRNVIVQASCHGKDNAALVDALESEPERTRGVAVVRPDISDQELRQMDAAGVRGIRFNFVRRLVDPGPRDVFSTLARRVADLGWHVVVYFEAPDLEDLTAFLKALPVTVVIDHMGRPDIAAGVESPGFRAFRTLMEDDKFWVKVGCPERLTVAGPPYDDVAPFARTLVESCPDRVLWGTDWPHPNMKSHIPDDGLLVDRIPVIAPTEDLQRRLLVDNPQRLYWAR is encoded by the coding sequence ATGACAACCGATCCGCAGACCTGGCATCCTGATCCCTCCAAGCCGGCCTATGTGCCGCCGGCGGGAGCGGTCGACGCCCATTGCCACGTGTTCGGTCCGGCCGACCGCTTTCCTTACGCGCCCGAGCGCAAGTACACGCCGGTCGATGCGCCCAAGGAGATGCTGTTCGCGCTGCGCGACCATCTCGGCTTCTCGCGCAACGTCATCGTCCAGGCGAGCTGTCACGGCAAGGACAACGCCGCGCTGGTCGACGCGCTGGAGAGCGAGCCGGAGCGGACCCGCGGCGTCGCCGTGGTGCGCCCCGACATCAGCGATCAGGAGCTGCGCCAGATGGACGCGGCGGGGGTGCGCGGCATCCGCTTCAACTTCGTCCGCCGGCTGGTCGACCCGGGCCCGCGCGACGTGTTCTCGACCCTGGCCCGGCGCGTCGCCGACCTCGGCTGGCACGTCGTGGTCTATTTCGAGGCGCCGGACCTGGAGGACCTCACCGCGTTCCTGAAGGCGCTGCCGGTGACCGTGGTGATCGACCACATGGGCCGGCCGGATATCGCCGCCGGCGTCGAGTCGCCCGGTTTCCGCGCCTTCCGGACGCTGATGGAAGACGACAAGTTCTGGGTCAAGGTCGGCTGTCCGGAACGGCTGACCGTCGCCGGCCCGCCTTACGACGATGTGGCGCCCTTCGCCCGCACGCTGGTCGAGAGCTGTCCCGACCGCGTCCTGTGGGGCACCGACTGGCCGCATCCGAACATGAAGAGCCACATTCCCGACGACGGCCTGCTGGTCGACCGCATCCCGGTGATCGCGCCGACCGAGGACCTGCAACGCAGGCTGCTGGTCGACAATCCGCAGCGTCTGTACTGGGCGCGCTGA